From Planococcus halocryophilus, the proteins below share one genomic window:
- a CDS encoding serine hydrolase has translation MFKKVILYTNQLEDMKGFYEYQLGFRIVEEDDTSFTLSMGESQMVFQESERAAVYHFALNIPGNQFTLAKSWTSERVTLNRQEGMDEVFYANFDADAFYFQDPAGNVVEFIARRSVDRMGNFTVDSILNISEVSITTPYVEEVGELIEDMDIPVRGSKGIDVKALNFLGSGHAFILLVAPKRIWYFSKQKSETHPLSIELSDGRRINITKEGRFRQEKSANPILDKMEEINFSGVAYLAKKEPWAMAKGFADRANERPNAIDTRFGIASGSKIFTAVVICQLVAEGKISFEDQLSQLLPKTFPHFNVTIHQLLTHTSGIPDYFDEQVMDDFEDLWKQRPMYGMQTASDFIPLFKDQPIMFEPGEKFHYNNAGYIALGLIIENVTGKEFVDAVEERIFMPAKMQNSGYFRLDCLPGHTAFGYIEDEGDWRTNQYAIPVRGGADGGAYVTASDMANFWNCLMDETLLTENMLEKMLQVQATEKNRDYGYGLWIEKQGTGALNYHIMGYDPGVSFHSAFYPAEGSILTVLSNKSDGAYGLAKTIEELKIDKE, from the coding sequence ATGTTTAAAAAGGTGATCTTATATACAAATCAACTAGAAGACATGAAAGGCTTTTATGAGTACCAGCTAGGCTTCCGAATTGTTGAAGAAGATGACACCAGTTTTACATTGTCGATGGGGGAATCTCAAATGGTCTTTCAGGAATCGGAGAGGGCAGCAGTTTATCATTTTGCGCTGAACATACCAGGAAACCAATTTACTCTAGCTAAATCTTGGACCAGTGAACGCGTTACATTAAATCGCCAAGAAGGCATGGATGAAGTCTTCTACGCTAATTTCGACGCGGATGCGTTTTATTTTCAGGATCCGGCGGGGAATGTAGTAGAATTTATTGCGCGTCGTAGCGTCGATCGTATGGGTAATTTCACTGTAGACTCAATTCTTAACATTAGTGAAGTAAGTATTACCACCCCTTATGTTGAAGAAGTTGGTGAATTAATTGAAGACATGGATATCCCAGTCCGTGGCAGTAAAGGGATTGATGTAAAAGCCTTGAATTTCCTTGGCAGTGGACATGCCTTTATTCTTTTAGTGGCACCAAAGCGTATTTGGTATTTTTCTAAACAAAAAAGCGAAACCCATCCGTTATCAATCGAATTAAGTGATGGTCGCCGAATTAACATAACTAAAGAAGGGCGGTTCCGACAAGAAAAGTCAGCTAATCCAATACTAGATAAGATGGAAGAAATAAACTTTTCGGGAGTTGCGTATTTAGCTAAAAAAGAACCATGGGCAATGGCTAAGGGGTTCGCTGATCGTGCCAACGAGAGACCCAATGCTATTGATACAAGATTTGGTATTGCCTCAGGTAGTAAAATTTTTACGGCAGTAGTTATTTGTCAATTAGTAGCAGAAGGAAAAATTAGTTTCGAAGATCAATTATCTCAACTACTACCGAAGACATTTCCTCATTTTAACGTTACGATTCACCAATTATTGACGCATACTTCAGGCATCCCGGACTATTTTGATGAACAGGTCATGGACGATTTCGAAGATTTATGGAAACAGCGACCGATGTATGGGATGCAAACAGCTTCAGATTTTATCCCATTATTTAAAGATCAGCCCATAATGTTCGAACCAGGTGAAAAATTCCATTATAATAATGCAGGCTATATTGCGCTGGGGTTAATTATTGAGAATGTCACAGGGAAAGAGTTTGTGGATGCAGTAGAAGAACGTATTTTTATGCCTGCTAAGATGCAGAATTCCGGATATTTCCGTTTAGACTGCTTACCGGGTCATACTGCATTTGGCTACATTGAAGATGAGGGTGACTGGCGCACCAATCAATATGCCATACCTGTTCGCGGCGGGGCTGATGGAGGTGCTTATGTAACAGCAAGTGATATGGCGAATTTCTGGAATTGTTTAATGGATGAGACATTATTAACAGAAAACATGCTGGAAAAGATGCTTCAAGTTCAAGCCACTGAGAAAAATCGCGATTATGGCTATGGACTATGGATTGAAAAGCAAGGAACCGGTGCTTTAAACTATCATATTATGGGCTATGACCCGGGTGTTAGTTTTCATTCGGCGTTTTATCCAGCGGAGGGAAGTATATTAACTGTTTTATCGAATAAAAGCGATGGAGCTTACGGACTGGCTAAAACCATTGAAGAATTAAAAATTGATAAGGAGTGA
- a CDS encoding cold-shock protein, with protein sequence MEQGKVKWFNSEKGFGFIEREGGDDVFVHFSAIQSEGFKSLDEGQEVTFDIEQGQRGLQATNVQKA encoded by the coding sequence ATGGAACAAGGTAAAGTAAAATGGTTTAACTCAGAAAAAGGATTTGGCTTCATCGAACGCGAAGGCGGCGACGATGTATTCGTACATTTCTCTGCAATCCAAAGCGAAGGCTTTAAATCACTTGACGAAGGTCAAGAAGTAACGTTTGATATCGAACAAGGCCAACGCGGTCTTCAAGCTACTAACGTACAAAAAGCTTAA
- a CDS encoding topology modulation protein, whose product MNRIMVLGVSAGVGKSSFARNLSDKTAIPVYHLDAYFWKPGWVENSEEEFIAQQRKLVAKEHWIIEGNYSSTYSIRQQRADTIIYLELPLIICLYRVVKRRIIYHGKTRPDLGEGCPEKLDKAFLKFIVSTYYERKIKMSKRIEQFKEENPNNQVVVLRNQKEIDQFFNEVIVKNDLHS is encoded by the coding sequence ATGAACAGAATCATGGTGCTCGGAGTGTCTGCTGGCGTTGGTAAATCAAGCTTTGCAAGAAATTTGTCAGATAAGACGGCGATCCCAGTTTATCATTTGGATGCGTATTTTTGGAAGCCTGGTTGGGTGGAAAACAGTGAAGAAGAATTTATTGCTCAACAGCGAAAGCTCGTAGCGAAAGAGCATTGGATTATTGAAGGGAACTATTCAAGCACTTACAGTATTCGGCAGCAAAGAGCAGACACCATCATTTACTTAGAGCTTCCTTTAATCATTTGTTTGTATCGTGTAGTTAAACGAAGAATCATCTATCACGGGAAAACTCGTCCCGATTTAGGAGAAGGGTGTCCGGAAAAGTTGGACAAAGCGTTCTTAAAGTTTATTGTTTCTACATATTATGAAAGAAAAATAAAGATGAGCAAAAGAATAGAGCAGTTTAAAGAAGAAAATCCGAACAATCAAGTTGTTGTATTACGCAACCAAAAAGAAATAGATCAGTTTTTTAATGAAGTAATTGTAAAAAATGATTTACATTCATGA
- a CDS encoding UDP-N-acetylmuramoyl-L-alanyl-D-glutamate--2,6-diaminopimelate ligase, whose translation MDIQLRNIPFFPITLQFGPEYSTITSIDYNSTLVVQDCAFFCVPGENTDGHLYIGEAIANGATTIIGSNKSLLAEYAKKHPDLSFAVVPNVREALAYLSDFFYSSPQKKLIKVGVTGTNGKTTTATYVYNLFNLLGISCGFIGTTGILRMDGKIPFYKSTPTTPISSDLHKIFARFVEEGDRAVAMEVSSIALDQMRVEGIRFDVAIHTNISEEHLEYHKIFEHYLQSKLMLFKQSKAAVVNIDDEGMAKEILEVISYPHLTYSSRPESGADLIWTACESSDTGLKFDLYYQGERWPIHVPLFGEYNAANLTAAIGSALLSGQDIKAIIAVLPKMSQVEGRFQVIQGPENRKVILDYAHTPVALSAVLHEVKKLSHNRLIALIAGIGIRDFSKMPKMAKAAEGKADVLVVTVDHPGDNEPSVVIDAVLKGFTVPYKQQVITANSRREAVVAALKESGPEDIILLSSGSINGAQIVKGEYIPHSDEAIIEEFFSKRSSDL comes from the coding sequence ATGGATATACAACTCAGAAACATCCCCTTTTTCCCTATTACTTTACAATTCGGACCTGAATATTCAACTATTACTTCAATCGATTACAACTCAACATTAGTTGTCCAGGATTGCGCTTTCTTTTGTGTGCCTGGAGAAAATACCGATGGACATTTGTATATCGGTGAAGCTATTGCTAACGGAGCGACAACAATTATCGGGTCTAATAAGTCTTTATTGGCTGAATACGCAAAAAAGCATCCGGATCTTTCTTTTGCAGTCGTACCGAATGTTCGTGAAGCACTTGCTTACCTATCCGATTTCTTTTATAGTTCACCTCAAAAAAAATTGATCAAAGTGGGTGTTACAGGAACAAACGGAAAAACTACGACAGCTACATATGTTTATAATTTGTTTAATCTTCTTGGAATCAGCTGTGGGTTTATCGGGACAACCGGGATTTTAAGAATGGATGGTAAGATTCCCTTCTATAAGAGTACGCCTACCACTCCGATTTCATCTGACCTCCACAAAATATTTGCAAGGTTTGTAGAAGAAGGAGACCGTGCAGTAGCTATGGAGGTTTCTTCTATTGCTTTAGACCAAATGCGAGTAGAAGGAATTCGTTTTGATGTAGCGATTCACACGAATATTTCAGAAGAACATCTGGAATATCATAAGATATTTGAGCATTACCTTCAGTCTAAGTTAATGTTGTTCAAACAATCTAAAGCCGCAGTCGTCAATATAGATGATGAAGGCATGGCAAAAGAAATATTAGAAGTGATCAGTTATCCTCATTTAACATACAGCAGTCGACCAGAGTCTGGTGCAGATTTAATTTGGACCGCCTGTGAGTCTTCTGATACAGGATTGAAATTTGATCTGTATTACCAAGGGGAACGTTGGCCAATTCATGTACCTCTTTTCGGTGAATACAATGCAGCCAACTTAACAGCAGCGATTGGTTCAGCTCTCTTATCAGGTCAAGATATTAAAGCTATTATAGCTGTCTTGCCAAAAATGTCTCAAGTCGAAGGACGTTTCCAAGTAATTCAAGGTCCTGAAAACCGAAAAGTTATTTTGGATTACGCTCATACACCAGTTGCGTTATCAGCGGTCCTACATGAAGTGAAAAAATTATCGCATAATCGATTGATTGCGTTGATCGCAGGAATCGGGATACGGGATTTCTCGAAAATGCCGAAAATGGCGAAAGCAGCAGAAGGAAAAGCAGATGTTCTTGTCGTAACTGTGGATCACCCCGGAGATAATGAACCGAGCGTTGTCATTGATGCTGTGTTAAAAGGCTTCACAGTGCCTTACAAACAACAAGTCATCACAGCTAATTCGCGGCGTGAAGCGGTGGTAGCAGCTTTAAAGGAAAGTGGACCAGAAGATATTATTTTGTTATCTAGCGGTTCAATTAACGGTGCGCAAATCGTCAAAGGAGAATATATTCCGCATTCTGACGAAGCAATTATTGAAGAGTTTTTCAGTAAGAGGAGCAGCGATTTATAA
- the fumC gene encoding class II fumarate hydratase produces the protein MQYRTEKDTIGEIQVEADKMWGAQTQRSLQNFEIGTERMPHEVVMAFAQLKKATAKANHKLGKLSEAKMKAVEVAANEVIEGKWNDHFPLVVWQTGSGTQSNMNMNEVLARRGNEILAEQNSDEKLHPNDDVNMSQSSNDTYPTAMHVAGVLAVTENLVPAVQKLKATLDEKATKFDEVIKIGRTHLQDATPLTLGQEISGWRHMLEKSERMIRESVEYMRELAIGGTAVGTGINADPTFGPSVAEFISEAVGTNFTSAENKFHALTSHDEMVYTHGAIKALAADAMKIANDVRWLASGPRSGIGEITIPANEPGSSIMPGKVNPTQSEALTMVAAQVMGNDATIGFSASQGNFELNVFKPVIAYNFLQSVRLMTDSLNSFNDHCAIGIEANLDIIQNHVSNSLMLVTALNPHIGYENAAAIAKQAHNDGTTLKESAVKSGHLTADQFDEWVKPENMVGK, from the coding sequence ATGCAGTATCGTACAGAAAAAGATACCATCGGTGAAATTCAAGTTGAAGCAGATAAAATGTGGGGTGCTCAAACACAGCGCAGCTTGCAGAACTTTGAAATTGGTACAGAGCGTATGCCGCATGAAGTTGTTATGGCTTTTGCCCAACTGAAAAAAGCGACGGCTAAAGCTAACCATAAACTTGGGAAATTATCTGAAGCGAAGATGAAAGCTGTAGAAGTTGCTGCAAACGAAGTAATTGAAGGCAAATGGAACGATCATTTCCCATTAGTCGTATGGCAAACAGGTAGCGGCACTCAGTCTAATATGAACATGAACGAAGTTCTAGCGCGCCGCGGAAACGAAATTTTGGCAGAACAAAATTCTGACGAAAAACTTCATCCAAACGATGATGTGAACATGTCTCAAAGCTCTAACGATACGTACCCAACTGCGATGCACGTTGCAGGCGTTTTGGCGGTAACAGAAAACCTTGTCCCTGCTGTTCAAAAGTTGAAAGCAACATTAGATGAAAAAGCGACGAAATTTGACGAAGTGATCAAAATCGGACGCACTCATTTACAAGATGCAACACCACTAACATTAGGGCAAGAAATTAGTGGTTGGAGACATATGCTTGAGAAGAGTGAGCGCATGATCCGTGAAAGCGTTGAGTATATGCGCGAATTAGCAATCGGCGGTACGGCAGTAGGAACAGGCATTAATGCTGATCCAACTTTTGGTCCTTCAGTTGCTGAATTCATTAGCGAAGCTGTAGGTACTAATTTCACTTCTGCAGAAAACAAATTCCATGCACTAACAAGCCACGATGAAATGGTTTACACGCACGGTGCGATTAAAGCATTAGCTGCAGATGCAATGAAAATTGCCAACGACGTACGTTGGTTAGCAAGTGGTCCACGTAGCGGAATCGGCGAAATTACCATTCCTGCAAACGAGCCAGGAAGTTCGATTATGCCAGGTAAAGTAAACCCAACGCAAAGCGAAGCATTGACGATGGTTGCAGCTCAAGTAATGGGTAACGATGCAACAATCGGCTTTTCTGCAAGCCAAGGGAACTTTGAGTTGAACGTTTTTAAACCCGTTATTGCCTATAACTTCTTACAATCTGTCCGCCTTATGACAGATAGCTTAAATAGCTTTAACGATCATTGTGCAATTGGTATCGAGGCAAACCTTGATATTATTCAAAACCACGTTAGCAATTCCTTAATGTTGGTTACAGCATTAAACCCACATATTGGATATGAAAATGCGGCAGCGATTGCGAAACAAGCGCACAACGATGGTACAACGTTAAAAGAATCAGCTGTAAAAAGCGGACACTTAACTGCTGATCAGTTTGATGAATGGGTTAAACCAGAAAACATGGTAGGAAAATAA
- the aldA gene encoding aldehyde dehydrogenase codes for MQQHKLYINGEYTDSAGTEWIDIINPSTEETISQIPKGTKDDVDRAVDAAFQAQKAWELTPNIERGKIVRKLGDKIAEKRDTFIDLLQEEQGKSYELASGEIDLAIDYFHYMSEWARRIEGEILPSDRPNENIFVYKKPIGVVAGIIPWNFPVFILARKVATALVTGCTIVIKPSQQTPNTAMEFTKIIHEMSELPAGVYNVVTGTGSEIGNALASHEKVQMVTLTGSVPAGTKVMEAAAKNITKVNLELGGKAPAIVTQNADLDLAARAIATSRLANNGQACTNAERVYVHDSVADEFTSKLITIFESKVMENPRLNKQADVGPLVSQDRLDTVHDMVETAISEGATVAIGGERDKSQSGFFYKPTILTNVEHDSTIIRDEIFGPVLPITTYSTLQEAIEKANDTEFGLSSSVYTADLNEAMQVVNEMKFGETYVNRENFEAVQGYHAGMRKSGLGGADGKHGLEDFLVTQVVYMQYKNNN; via the coding sequence ATGCAGCAACATAAATTATATATAAACGGCGAGTACACAGATTCTGCAGGTACCGAGTGGATCGACATCATCAATCCTTCAACTGAAGAAACTATTTCACAAATTCCTAAAGGCACGAAAGACGACGTTGACCGCGCAGTAGACGCTGCATTCCAAGCACAAAAAGCTTGGGAGCTCACACCTAATATCGAGCGCGGTAAAATTGTTCGCAAGCTTGGTGATAAAATTGCTGAAAAACGTGATACATTTATCGACCTGTTGCAGGAAGAACAAGGGAAAAGTTACGAATTGGCTAGCGGAGAAATCGACCTTGCCATAGATTATTTTCACTACATGTCTGAATGGGCAAGACGTATCGAAGGTGAAATTTTACCAAGCGATCGACCAAACGAAAATATTTTTGTTTATAAAAAACCTATCGGTGTTGTAGCTGGTATTATTCCATGGAATTTCCCAGTCTTCATCCTTGCTAGAAAAGTAGCAACAGCTCTTGTAACTGGCTGTACGATTGTCATTAAACCAAGCCAACAGACACCAAATACTGCCATGGAATTCACTAAAATCATTCACGAGATGAGCGAGCTCCCAGCAGGTGTCTACAATGTTGTAACCGGCACGGGTTCTGAAATCGGCAATGCTCTTGCATCGCACGAAAAAGTTCAAATGGTCACTTTGACAGGTAGCGTTCCAGCAGGAACAAAAGTAATGGAAGCCGCTGCAAAAAATATTACAAAAGTCAATTTGGAATTGGGTGGTAAGGCGCCAGCCATCGTTACTCAAAATGCGGATCTTGACTTAGCAGCTAGAGCCATCGCTACTTCTCGTTTGGCAAATAACGGACAAGCCTGTACAAATGCAGAACGCGTCTATGTTCACGACAGTGTAGCAGATGAATTTACAAGCAAGCTTATCACTATTTTCGAATCAAAAGTAATGGAAAATCCACGTCTGAACAAACAAGCTGACGTAGGTCCACTTGTTAGTCAGGATCGACTTGATACTGTTCACGACATGGTCGAAACAGCAATCTCAGAAGGAGCTACTGTCGCCATTGGTGGTGAGCGTGATAAGAGTCAATCTGGCTTTTTCTACAAACCAACTATCCTGACGAACGTAGAGCACGATTCAACTATTATTCGTGATGAGATTTTTGGCCCTGTCTTACCAATCACAACGTACAGTACATTACAGGAAGCAATTGAAAAAGCCAATGACACGGAATTTGGCTTGTCGTCTTCTGTTTATACAGCCGATTTAAACGAAGCGATGCAAGTCGTAAACGAAATGAAGTTTGGTGAAACTTATGTGAACCGCGAAAACTTTGAAGCAGTCCAGGGCTATCATGCGGGCATGAGAAAATCTGGACTTGGCGGTGCAGATGGCAAACACGGACTGGAAGATTTCCTCGTCACACAAGTGGTCTACATGCAGTATAAGAACAACAACTAG
- a CDS encoding diphthine--ammonia ligase, with the protein MQKSFVMSWSGGKDSALAYYRAVLKGHVPIALFTMFEEDGTKSRSHGLPIEVMEAQAERMGLPLIIGKASWSGYEREFIEQLKTFKLQGIEMGVYGDIDLQDHLDWVEKVSSEAEMGVLHPLWQEPRKSLLKELIEEGFKSVITVVDTSRLDEHFLGREFTHELIDELEAEGVDACGEKGEFHTIIVDGPIFVEPVPVRFGEKTHVGNYAILEVKLHSEE; encoded by the coding sequence ATGCAAAAATCATTTGTTATGTCGTGGAGTGGTGGAAAAGATTCAGCCCTTGCTTATTACCGAGCGGTATTAAAAGGACATGTACCGATAGCGTTATTTACAATGTTCGAAGAAGACGGAACTAAATCACGGTCACACGGCTTGCCCATTGAAGTAATGGAAGCGCAAGCTGAACGTATGGGTTTGCCTTTAATTATTGGTAAAGCTAGTTGGTCGGGATATGAAAGAGAATTTATCGAACAGCTAAAAACCTTTAAATTGCAAGGTATTGAGATGGGTGTGTATGGCGATATCGATTTGCAAGATCATTTAGACTGGGTCGAAAAGGTTAGCTCTGAAGCAGAAATGGGCGTCCTTCATCCGCTTTGGCAAGAACCACGCAAATCATTGTTGAAAGAGTTAATCGAAGAAGGATTTAAGTCGGTCATAACTGTTGTCGATACAAGTCGACTAGACGAACACTTTTTAGGGCGTGAGTTTACACATGAGTTAATCGATGAGCTAGAAGCGGAAGGTGTTGACGCTTGTGGTGAAAAAGGGGAATTCCATACAATCATCGTCGACGGTCCTATCTTTGTAGAACCAGTTCCTGTTCGATTTGGTGAAAAGACACACGTTGGAAATTACGCGATATTGGAAGTGAAACTTCATTCGGAGGAGTGA
- a CDS encoding GNAT family N-acetyltransferase, giving the protein MIRIMGMEEKHIRQMSVLLAKRHERERKIFNFLPERFEEIDDAEEVLRNVLKRPYINGIVAVREIDVIGYLLYEFKEDARHGRYVWMDYESISISEHEHPRLLRLLYANAGAEWIKHGYFQHMLMAPLGDEKVIDQWLDQSFAFDQKYGVLSLNHFEATNGTIPKLEFRKGSKEDSPLLKKMAMWNSIHQSTAPSWLPITRETLENVKESYEALAEDQAAYLWLADQGDRIAGFHVYFRKEERLSLVIPEKCVELPAASTNPELRGRGVGRALANHCFKEMKNQGFDYIYADWRTANQLASYFWPRMGFQPIMVRMTRQVDPRITWAHGEE; this is encoded by the coding sequence ATGATTCGAATTATGGGAATGGAAGAAAAGCATATTCGGCAAATGTCTGTGTTGCTAGCAAAGCGACACGAACGAGAACGGAAAATTTTTAACTTTCTACCTGAAAGATTTGAAGAAATCGATGACGCAGAAGAAGTATTGCGAAATGTATTAAAACGTCCTTATATTAATGGCATTGTAGCAGTTAGAGAAATTGATGTTATTGGTTATTTGCTGTATGAATTCAAAGAAGACGCCAGACACGGGCGTTATGTTTGGATGGACTACGAATCAATCTCCATTAGCGAACATGAACATCCGCGACTGTTAAGACTATTGTATGCAAATGCGGGCGCTGAATGGATTAAGCATGGCTATTTCCAACATATGTTGATGGCACCTCTCGGCGACGAAAAAGTCATTGACCAATGGCTAGATCAATCATTTGCGTTTGACCAAAAATATGGAGTTCTTTCACTAAATCATTTTGAAGCTACAAACGGCACTATTCCGAAGTTGGAATTTCGTAAAGGCAGCAAAGAAGATTCACCACTCTTAAAGAAAATGGCCATGTGGAATAGTATTCATCAGTCAACAGCTCCTTCTTGGTTACCTATCACACGAGAAACGTTGGAAAATGTTAAAGAAAGCTATGAAGCATTGGCAGAAGACCAAGCCGCTTATTTATGGTTAGCCGACCAAGGAGATCGAATTGCTGGATTCCATGTGTATTTTCGGAAAGAAGAGCGATTAAGTTTAGTGATTCCGGAGAAATGTGTAGAACTGCCAGCAGCTTCAACAAACCCAGAGCTTCGTGGAAGAGGCGTTGGGCGTGCATTAGCAAACCATTGTTTTAAAGAAATGAAAAACCAAGGATTTGACTATATTTATGCGGATTGGCGTACAGCAAATCAGTTAGCGTCCTATTTCTGGCCGCGAATGGGCTTTCAACCAATTATGGTTCGCATGACAAGGCAAGTTGACCCGCGTATTACCTGGGCACACGGGGAAGAGTAG
- a CDS encoding M15 family metallopeptidase, which translates to MKNVKTAFSIVFLLVTGVFLFIWIENELAFREDLENRPLPSGLHPIVEEKRDLLVTRAAEIGIDILITDGYRSPEEQEGLHNQGRNMPGAIVTYAAAGESYHNYGLAIDYALRLDDDSVVWDIERDDNGNGKSDWFEVAAIGKQLGFDWGGDWQRFKDYPHLEMTFGLSIRDLQKGWRPEDKIE; encoded by the coding sequence TTGAAAAATGTAAAGACCGCTTTTTCCATTGTGTTTCTATTGGTTACTGGCGTTTTTTTATTTATATGGATTGAAAACGAACTAGCATTTCGTGAAGATTTGGAAAATCGCCCTTTGCCTTCTGGCTTGCATCCCATCGTAGAAGAAAAGCGCGATTTACTGGTAACTAGAGCTGCTGAAATAGGTATTGATATTTTAATAACAGATGGCTATCGTTCCCCCGAAGAACAAGAGGGCTTGCACAATCAAGGACGTAATATGCCTGGCGCTATCGTTACTTATGCAGCAGCTGGTGAGTCTTATCATAATTATGGTTTAGCCATTGACTACGCATTGAGACTAGACGACGACTCTGTAGTTTGGGATATAGAGCGAGACGACAATGGCAACGGTAAAAGTGATTGGTTTGAAGTGGCAGCTATTGGAAAACAGTTAGGGTTTGATTGGGGAGGAGATTGGCAACGTTTTAAAGACTACCCTCACCTTGAAATGACTTTTGGTTTGTCGATTCGTGATTTGCAAAAAGGGTGGCGTCCAGAAGATAAAATTGAGTGA
- a CDS encoding NADPH-dependent oxidoreductase, with protein MVIELMKAHASVRDYKEKQLTREEVSELIEAAQHAATSHFVQAYSIVWVTDPKKRKKLGELSKNAKQMEGAGAVFLLCADYNRLQHAGKLHGQDIVFDQAENLLVAVTDVGLLAQNLTLAAESKGYGICYIGGVRNDMAAISELVGLPEGVFPVYGLTIGVPNEANGVKPRLPVEAILHENEYDEAKYETILPEYDQTIQSYYESRGSNQKSATWTQQMTQFLSKPHRQDLKEVLAKKGYRFK; from the coding sequence ATGGTAATCGAATTAATGAAAGCACACGCTTCTGTCCGTGATTATAAAGAAAAACAATTAACGCGGGAGGAAGTTAGTGAACTTATAGAAGCAGCACAACACGCTGCCACTTCACATTTTGTCCAAGCCTATTCAATCGTTTGGGTCACGGATCCAAAAAAACGTAAAAAATTAGGCGAGCTATCGAAAAATGCGAAACAAATGGAAGGAGCGGGAGCGGTATTTCTGTTATGTGCAGATTATAATCGACTGCAGCACGCAGGGAAATTGCATGGACAAGACATCGTCTTTGATCAAGCAGAAAACTTACTAGTAGCTGTAACAGATGTTGGTCTGTTAGCACAAAACTTGACACTTGCTGCAGAGTCTAAAGGATATGGCATTTGTTATATTGGTGGCGTTCGTAATGATATGGCAGCCATTAGTGAACTAGTTGGTTTACCTGAAGGCGTCTTTCCTGTTTACGGCTTAACCATTGGTGTTCCTAATGAAGCGAATGGAGTGAAACCACGTTTGCCAGTTGAAGCCATTTTACATGAAAATGAATACGATGAAGCTAAATACGAAACGATATTGCCAGAATACGACCAGACAATTCAATCTTATTATGAAAGCCGCGGCTCAAACCAAAAATCAGCTACGTGGACACAGCAAATGACTCAATTCCTTAGCAAGCCACATCGTCAAGATTTAAAAGAAGTATTGGCGAAAAAAGGCTATCGCTTTAAATAA
- a CDS encoding NAD(P)-dependent oxidoreductase — protein MKLAIFGATGRVGGEILKRALADGHEVKALVRSEKLETHPNLEVVIGDVRNAEDIEKTIAGATAIFSAIGTDRTTTLSDAAPLIVKLMEKNNVQRIISIGTAGILNSRLSPGLLRYEGGDSKRKMTFAAEEHEAVYRLFEKTSLHWTIVCPTYLPDGEARGNYRTEKDFLPLEGKEITVGDTAEFAYRQLNSKEFIQSRVGLAY, from the coding sequence ATGAAACTGGCGATATTTGGAGCCACAGGCCGCGTTGGAGGAGAAATTCTAAAACGAGCTTTAGCAGATGGTCACGAAGTAAAAGCATTGGTTCGTTCAGAAAAACTAGAAACACACCCGAATTTGGAAGTGGTAATTGGCGATGTGCGAAATGCGGAAGACATTGAAAAAACAATCGCAGGCGCGACAGCTATTTTCAGTGCGATTGGAACAGACCGCACGACCACTTTGTCAGACGCTGCCCCTTTAATCGTCAAGTTAATGGAGAAAAATAATGTTCAACGAATCATTTCCATTGGAACGGCTGGAATTTTAAATAGCCGATTGAGTCCAGGGCTTCTTCGCTATGAAGGTGGCGACTCAAAACGCAAAATGACATTTGCCGCGGAAGAACACGAAGCGGTTTACCGCTTGTTTGAAAAAACATCTCTTCACTGGACAATTGTTTGCCCTACCTATTTGCCAGACGGCGAAGCACGTGGCAATTATCGGACAGAAAAAGATTTCCTGCCTTTAGAAGGCAAAGAAATAACAGTAGGAGATACGGCAGAATTTGCTTATCGTCAACTGAACTCAAAAGAATTTATTCAAAGCCGTGTCGGGTTGGCTTATTAA